The genomic region AGATGAGGAATGGGCAGGAATGTAATTTTAAATTTGACATTTGACTATTTTGTGATTTACTAATTAGACAAATCGTCCTTGGTGTGCTTGTATACGCAAAGTATATTAGTGGCCATGGTCAAACATTTGAGCCAGTTCGGGTTGACTCGAGGCAGGCCAGGCTTGGCTAGGCGGACTCGGAACCGGCCCATGGTAGGACTTAGGAGGTGAGTCTACACGGGCGGGATCGAGCATGATGGAGGTGGATCCAAACCGGCACGGTCCTAGTCGAGGGCGGGTTGGATACCGATTCAGTATATTTTCAAATAATATCAAATTAGAGGTAGGTCGAGCGTTGGCATGGTTGGATTTGTTCAACCCGACCCGACCCTAGTTTTTCATGGGTCAAGGTTGGGCTAACCACGGTTTACGTGGGCCGGTTAAAGATTAACCTGAGGCGAGTGTTTGACGAGGgctcttttcctttttttcttttcctccaaCTTAAAGGGACCGAACGCATTATTATCATCTCTTTTAGAATTATATGCAAGATTTTAAATAATATATTATAATTTAGGGTTGAACATAGGTCCAAGACCGGACAGGGCCAAACCGAACCGGACCGAAGACTGCAAAAATAAATTTTGTGGATCAAAGACCGGACCTAAAAGTTTCAGTCCTGGACGGGACCAACCCGATTTTTCGGCCCTGTTCGGTCTTAGAtcgaaatggacctaaaataagACTTTTCGCAATTTCATATTCGCTTATtaaattttaatttcattaaatcaAATTAACTACCTATTTGAAATAAAGGTTAATTTAATTAATCTCTATTGCTgagtttataataatttttaggtgaaaaatatTAGATTCTCTTACAAAGTTTCAAAGATTGATCATACAAATCATAAGTACCGATCCATTTGATTCGGACCTAAATTTATTGGTTGTCACCGAACCAGACTGAAGACCGAAATTCCAAAAAAACAAGTACTAAGTACCGGATCTAATAGAATTCAGTCCAATACCGAACCAAATCCAATGATCTGGTCCGTTCTATTTTTTCCGGTTCGGACCTAAATTTGCTCAACCCTAATTAGAAACATGTTAGAAAAATCGCTATACTAGACATATCTACATTACATGTACTCTGGCATTATTTTACTTCAAATGATCAAATGTTTTCAAAATAACTTTCTCGTATAACCGTTGTTTAATAGCACAAGTTTTCATTTAAGACAACGTTATCCGTATAAAATTTAAAACGAATCAAGTATCATAACATTGTGCATTCTTAGGTCCTGTTCTTTTTGACTGAAactgatctgatctgaactgaactaaacttataggatctgaactgaactgaactgaaccgaatttataggatctgaaatgaattgaactgaacttataggaactgaactgaacGTATAGGATTTGAGGTGAACTAATaaaatctgaactgaacttatagaatttgaactgaatttataagatttgaactgaactgaaattataggatctgaactgaactgatagAATCTAAACTGAACTTGTAAAATctaaattaaactaaactaaactaaattgaTAACTAAAATAAACTTAAATTAATTGACTTTAAATCCAAAACAACATGCCATATTCTTATAATGCACAGGTGGTAAATTACTCGGGCGGAGTCGTGTTCTAGCCAAACTCTAAATCCGGATCCGAAATCAGAAACCCCGACAAATATAAAAGCAAGTAAAAATCACAAGTAAACTTGAAAACAGAGAGACAAAAAAAACTGAAGTCCAACAATGGAGAAGAAAAGCTTTGTTCAGTTGTTTCCATGTCTTCTTATTAtccttttttttctaattattcaTACACCTTGCAACGCTGACGTCATATCTCTAACTGAGGACATTTTTTCCGACAAGGTAGCACCCTCTCTCCCTCTATTTATTTATTACTCTTTCCGTCTCGGTCATGTGTTTACTTTTTgtcttttaatcaaaggtaaataaataattaatacggagggagtatttatttattAGATCTTCGATGATTTATGATTTAAATTGATGGATGTGATACATGGCGACTATATTTTTGATGATTATACTCCCTCCCGTCCGAAGCACTTggttattttaattaaaggtaaacaaataattgtgacggagggagtaattgttTTTCTATAGTTTGGGCTATTGGATTCGGTACCATTAGCTAATTAATTTACTGTAATTTGTGATTTAAGAGTTGATGGAAGATCTGATAAATTTAATAACTGCGTTTGTTTCGATGATATGAGATGAATTCGATAATGTTGATAAAGTTAGCAGTTTTGCGATTTTGATCGTGGGTTTCGGCTTTTAGGTGCTGGGTCTGGGCAAACAATTTGCCCCAAACGTTTCCATAAGTACAATTACCTCCAAATGTTGTTTGAGACTACGTGCAaatctaggtagcacggacacttcgTTTAATTAGCCGTCCCGTGTCCAACACCGTGTCGAACACCGACACTCATCGGACACACGCCTAAACGTGTCAGACTTCTAGACACCTATAAAGCTGTGTCTAACTTTCTACTTTTATTTGGACACGTGTTTGATGcatgtccatggtatttgggcacgtgtctgaCGCGTGTCCTTGGtatttggacatcatttggggtgaatgatgttctttagatgAAAAATGAGATGTCGAAAGAGGTTGATTAGAATATAGGTTTGGCTGggaaatgaaaatgagttataataaAGGCCAAATTTTACCTtgtcttatttaaatttaatatcaaatacttttacaaaaaaaaaaaaaaaaaaaaaatcgaacgTTTATAactaaaaaatatatatttttattaaatttaaataacggtGTTCCGTGTCCTAactttcatgggatgccgtgttACATGTCCGTGTCTGTTTTGGTGCTATCTAGGTGCAAATCGAGCCAATTTAGGAATTCCGACAATTTTACATCTACTACCCGCCCCACCCACCAGCAACAAACACAATCCTCCACTCAAGTCCCACGCCAACCCTCTTATCCGCATTTGACCCTTAACCATCACCAACTCTCAAACCGAACCCATTTTCCTAATTTGATGTATTATATAATTTGtagtaatactccgtattaattttACGGAGTTGTTTGAAAGATTCAGTTCAATCCTCGAGAGTGAAGTGATCGGACAATCAAATCTCTTAGGCCTTATTGCACTGTCGTCACAGATTTATGCTACTAGGATTTTTTTCTGCTCTCTGGAAAATGATGAGTTTGAAGAAGTATGCTTTTGCTCTGTATTCATCTAACATTCTAACATAATTATAAAGCAGCAAATTCTGCTCAACTATGTTTTACTGCTTGTCAAGAAGTGCAAGAATCTAGTTCATCATGTTAGTTACCCTGATTCCCTATCCTGAATTCTGAGTTTTGGTAaccgttgactcctgcatttcaAGATTTTGTTCATCTACCAATGTTTGTTTGCACTATGATACCAAATCTAGTGGCATATATCCTATATTTTTTATGCAAAGTTAAGTTAAAGTGAAATGATAGCTTTGGGATAGTCGTAAAATGGAGCTTTTGATTTATGATTCCTGTTCCGACTTGGTAAAGTCATATATTGCTGCAGTAGGTATGGTATAAAGATTGTCGGTTTCTTTGCTCATTTAAGGTGATTTTTTTTCCCCATTTGATAAAAGGTAATCTCTGTGTAGATAAAGGAGAAGGATACAGCATGGTTTGTACGGTTCTGTGTCCCTTGGTGTAAGCACTGGTGAGCCATTTCTGCTCCTTATGTATTCTAAGAGTATCATTATTTTGTACCAATGAGGCAATGAGGCAATGAGTCTGATCATGCATATTCTAGTAAGAATTTAGGGTCATTGTGGGATGACTTGGGCAAGGCAATGGAAGGAGAAGACGAGATAGAGATTGGACAAGTTGATTGCAGTGTTAGTAAACCCGTGTGTTCCAAAGTTGATATTCATTCGTATCCCACATTCAAGCTCTTTTACGATGGTGAAGAAGTCGCTAAATATCAAGGTAATTTCTCTTCTGTTTATCTATTAGTTCTTGGAGCTACTTTACTCGATCCCTCACCGCTATGGACAAATTTCTCTGAGAATGGTTTGGCTTTTGGTTGGGCTTGTCTTATTTgtacttattatttgttgtttGCTTAGTTGGTGTCTTCTTGATGGAGTATTGACGAACTTATCCCAAGATGATCCAACTTTGATACATTAGGGTTTAATCAATGTCTCTTAAGTTCATTTATTGTAGTAATTTTAATTGTCTATCTGGGTGTATTACACATTAAACTTCATTAGGATAATAAAATCAAAGGGAA from Silene latifolia isolate original U9 population chromosome 3, ASM4854445v1, whole genome shotgun sequence harbors:
- the LOC141647148 gene encoding protein disulfide-isomerase 5-1, which gives rise to MEKKSFVQLFPCLLIILFFLIIHTPCNADVISLTEDIFSDKIKEKDTAWFVRFCVPWCKHCKNLGSLWDDLGKAMEGEDEIEIGQVDCSVSKPVCSKVDIHSYPTFKLFYDGEEVAKYQGTRDVESLKAFALEETEKAAAKSQGVESVDDKDL